A DNA window from Impatiens glandulifera chromosome 7, dImpGla2.1, whole genome shotgun sequence contains the following coding sequences:
- the LOC124910315 gene encoding equilibrative nucleotide transporter 3-like, with amino-acid sequence MPLNDANDDSDKSKGKYVAIVVCWFLGIGCLFSWNSMLTIEDYYVALFPKYHPSRVLTLVYQPFAVGTISILTYNEAKVNTRRRNLFGYSLFFVATLLILVLDLATSGKGGIGTFIGICVISGAFGIADGHVQGGMVGDLSFMHPELIQSFLAGLAASGAITSSLRLITKAAFENSQDGLRKGAILFFVVCTCFLLFCVFLYAFVYPKLPIIRYYRSKAASEGCKTVSADLAAGGILTSDFEKQAEENPQPCQPQSNKELYLKNIDYAIDIFLVYALTLSIFPGFLSEDTGSHSLGEWYALVLITIYNVCDLIGRYLPLLNWVKMESRKGLMTVTFSRFLLVPAFYFTAKYGDQGWMILLTSILGLSNGYLTVCILTTAPKGYKGPEQNALGNMLVMFLLGGIFAGVTLDWLWLIGKGW; translated from the exons ATGCCTTTGAATGATGCAAATGACGATTCAGATAAATCCAAG GGTAAATATGTAGCAATAGTGGTATGTTGGTTTCTTGGAATTGGTTGTCTATTCTCTTGGAATAGCATGCTTACTATTGAAGATTACTATGTAGCCTTGTTTCCG AAATATCATCCTTCCAGGGTACTTACCCTTGTATATCAGCCATTTGCAGTTGGTACTATTTCAATTCTAACATATAATGAGGCAAAAGTCAACACAAGGAGAAGGAACCTATTTGGATATTCACTTTTCTTTGTAGCTACCCTTTTGATTTTAGTT TTGGATTTGGCAACGTCTGGGAAGGGAGGTATTGGTACTTTTATAGGAATATGCGTCATAAGTGGTGCATTTGGTATTGCAGACGGTCATGTTCAGGGTGGAATGGTTGGAGATCTTTCGTTCATGCATCCTGAACTAATTCAA TCTTTTCTTGCTGGTTTGGCTGCATCTGGTGCTATAACATCTAGCTTGAGGTTAATTACAAAGGCTGCATTTGAAAATTCTCAAGATGGACTTCGAAAGGGAGCTA TTTTGTTCTTCGTCGTCTGCACGTGTTTTCTGTTATTTTGTGTATTCTTGTATGCATTTGTGTACCCAAAGTTGCCAATTATAAGGTATTACCGATCCAAAGCAGCCTCTGAAGGATGTAAAACCGTTTCAGCTGATCTTGCTGCTGGTGGGATTCTTacatctgattttgaaaaacaa GCAGAAGAGAATCCTCAACCATGCCAACCACAGAGCAACAAAGAATTGTATCTGAAAAACATAGATTATGCAATAGATATATTCTTGGTATATGCACTTACATTGTCGATTTTCCCTGGATTCTTATCCGAGGATACTGGATCACACAGTTTAGGAGAATG GTATGCGCTGGTTTTGATAACTATATACAATGTATGTGATCTTATTGGGAGATACTTGCCTCTTCTGAATTGGGTGAAAATGGAATCACGGAAAGGTCTTATGACAGTGACCTTTTCCCGGTTCTTGCTAGTTCCAGCATTCTATTTCACTGCTAAATATGGTGATCAGGGTTGGATGATATTGCTCACCTCCATTTTGGGGTTGAGTAATGGTTACCTAACCGTTTGCATACTCACAACTGCTCCAAAAGGCTACAAG ggTCCGGAGCAAAATGCTTTAGGTAATATGCTTGTGATGTTTCTTCTTGGAGGTATATTTGCAGGGGTAACCCTTGATTGGTTGTGGCTCATTGGCAAAGGTTGGTGA